A genomic region of Planococcus kocurii contains the following coding sequences:
- a CDS encoding helix-turn-helix transcriptional regulator has protein sequence MTKMLIEGENLKLLASMPIGMRVNSFRNKLGELEGKVITIAELAREIEVTPQTLSSVERGVIVSPSYKAIYNLSKFFNVPLEVFDDDYYIGNPKPFYLGKSENTTEVQENVDLEDLQYEEKYKLGAIYYQVFEGNTMRFIEHFISKSWIDDASMIQLLARSNFEFKLLNTVSESKTPLFIKETIGSYNDVYKRYVELNYKNSQLFSEDFKDLLITNLEKNRI, from the coding sequence ATGACGAAAATGTTAATTGAAGGAGAAAATTTGAAGTTGTTAGCTTCTATGCCTATTGGGATGCGAGTGAATTCTTTTAGAAACAAATTAGGGGAATTGGAAGGCAAAGTTATTACCATTGCTGAACTAGCAAGGGAGATTGAAGTTACACCACAAACCCTATCATCTGTAGAGCGAGGGGTCATTGTCAGTCCTTCTTATAAAGCAATATATAATTTATCTAAGTTTTTCAATGTTCCTCTGGAAGTCTTCGACGATGATTATTACATAGGGAATCCAAAGCCTTTTTATCTTGGGAAAAGCGAAAATACAACAGAGGTTCAAGAAAACGTGGATTTAGAAGATTTGCAATACGAGGAGAAATATAAGTTAGGCGCTATATACTACCAAGTTTTCGAGGGCAATACTATGAGATTTATTGAACATTTTATTTCTAAAAGTTGGATTGATGATGCCTCCATGATTCAGTTACTTGCAAGAAGTAACTTTGAATTTAAATTACTTAATACTGTGAGTGAAAGTAAAACACCACTGTTTATTAAAGAGACTATTGGCTCATACAATGATGTATATAAGAGATACGTGGAACTGAATTATAAAAATTCACAACTATTCTCTGAGGACTTCAAAGATTTACTTATCACTAACCTAGAGAAAAATCGAATATGA
- a CDS encoding replication initiation factor domain-containing protein, with product MKHKMSDSWNTSISKRSKKKEYASLFELQTSFLESPCDGIVFSSDHLLTDQFLELAKEVATFSSAASHKSTAHSEIIGFGAVSVWRKRRYKNTRMYRVRINPSIGCMKPEQILKWIFFIFGRFDGIYIRNIDLKVDIDHHTFSKVAKTCWAPNFRSREKKYKGTIYFGSSTSKRQLVIYDKEQELMKKRKIRLGHTMVRLEMRLKFYEQKEIPLTSFMNLDFKSLIPFKDVVLIDSPKEDFLKTLRGKQSLGYIENDVYQTMKAIPNCSRPRIIKELSLKGRVEFISDIFNKQMTKWEA from the coding sequence ATGAAGCATAAAATGAGTGATAGTTGGAACACATCAATCAGTAAAAGGAGTAAAAAGAAAGAGTACGCCTCTCTTTTTGAGTTGCAAACGTCTTTTTTAGAAAGTCCTTGTGATGGAATTGTCTTTAGTAGTGATCACCTTTTAACAGATCAATTCTTGGAGTTGGCAAAGGAAGTGGCTACCTTCTCTTCTGCAGCAAGTCATAAGTCCACTGCTCATAGCGAGATTATAGGTTTTGGCGCGGTGAGTGTATGGCGTAAACGCAGATACAAAAATACTCGTATGTATCGGGTACGTATTAATCCTTCGATAGGTTGTATGAAACCAGAACAAATACTGAAATGGATTTTCTTCATATTTGGTCGCTTTGATGGAATCTACATACGCAATATTGATCTAAAAGTAGACATTGATCATCATACTTTTTCTAAGGTAGCCAAGACCTGCTGGGCTCCTAATTTTAGAAGCCGAGAGAAGAAATACAAGGGAACTATTTATTTTGGCTCATCTACAAGCAAAAGGCAGTTGGTGATTTATGACAAGGAACAAGAGTTGATGAAGAAGAGAAAAATTCGCCTCGGTCATACTATGGTTCGTCTAGAAATGAGGTTGAAGTTTTACGAACAAAAGGAAATACCTTTAACCAGTTTCATGAATTTAGATTTTAAATCCCTTATTCCTTTTAAAGACGTAGTATTAATAGATTCTCCAAAAGAGGATTTTTTAAAGACTCTAAGAGGAAAGCAGTCATTAGGCTATATTGAAAACGATGTTTACCAAACAATGAAGGCTATTCCTAATTGTTCGAGACCCAGAATCATTAAAGAATTGAGTTTAAAGGGTAGAGTTGAGTTCATATCTGATATTTTCAATAAACAAATGACTAAGTGGGAGGCCTAG
- a CDS encoding DUF3006 domain-containing protein gives MKSNKYTLDRYDEEFAVLVEKGNESHQKLIERSKLESYAKEGDILDVEWNPDGTFKEASVLETETEERRVQVTALIEKLKNKK, from the coding sequence ATGAAGTCAAATAAGTACACCCTGGATCGATATGATGAAGAGTTTGCCGTTCTAGTGGAAAAAGGCAATGAATCTCACCAAAAGCTGATTGAACGCTCTAAATTAGAAAGCTATGCAAAAGAGGGCGATATTCTTGATGTCGAATGGAATCCCGATGGTACCTTTAAAGAAGCTTCCGTACTTGAAACTGAAACCGAGGAACGCCGGGTACAAGTAACAGCGTTAATAGAGAAATTAAAGAATAAGAAGTAA
- a CDS encoding S-layer homology domain-containing protein: protein MKKILMFVLSIVLLLSLAPMNNAEAATYSDVPVNHRFYDDIAYLYEKGVVGTSSKYGVDTPITRESAAIMIAKALKLNGTRTSTPFKDVPASSPASGYINSAVKAGVISGYPDGTYRPKGIVNRGEMAIFISRAFNLTTESTKSFKDLSPTMKAYPYIKRIIHANITVGNLDGTYRPNETITKGQLSAFLTRAMVMKETGNKQAKVHFINVGQGDSILIQSGNGKNMLIDGGTKSQGPKVVSFLKSKGVIKLDAVVATHPDADHIGGLISVLNSFPVTKFYDSGKVHTTDTYYELLQLIDTKNIAFEVPKMGQKLPFDSVLGVQVLNVDSKASDNNDASIVLKAKYGKVSFLLTGDADVAIENTMLPKYDLKSTYLKAGHHGSNTSSSSNFINEVYPMGTVLSYGKDNSYGHPHKEVVSRLTTVKSKIYSTAVSGDVTVTTNGQAHSVSAKAWTPPTTTPTPPSAGTTGKLQVVKKDLSTEIVSIQNVGTTDVAMAGWKLVSVQGNQSFTFPTYTLKAGANVHVTSGPNAKSGGNYLKWTTANIWLNSGDPAKLYDSKGALIHEVK from the coding sequence GTGAAAAAAATACTAATGTTCGTGTTGTCCATTGTCTTGTTGTTATCACTGGCGCCAATGAACAATGCAGAAGCCGCCACGTACAGCGATGTTCCCGTGAATCACCGATTCTATGACGACATCGCTTATCTGTATGAAAAAGGCGTGGTGGGTACCAGTTCGAAGTATGGGGTGGATACACCGATTACCCGTGAATCTGCGGCGATCATGATTGCCAAAGCCCTCAAATTGAATGGCACGCGCACCAGTACGCCATTCAAAGACGTGCCAGCTTCTTCGCCCGCGTCTGGCTACATTAACTCCGCTGTGAAAGCCGGTGTGATCTCCGGTTACCCAGACGGGACGTACCGGCCAAAAGGCATCGTCAACCGCGGCGAAATGGCCATTTTTATTTCGCGTGCCTTTAACCTCACGACCGAATCGACTAAATCATTTAAAGACCTTAGCCCAACCATGAAAGCCTACCCGTATATCAAACGCATCATCCATGCAAACATTACGGTAGGGAATTTAGATGGAACATACCGCCCGAATGAGACCATCACCAAAGGGCAGCTCTCGGCTTTCTTAACACGTGCCATGGTTATGAAAGAGACTGGCAATAAGCAGGCTAAGGTTCATTTCATTAATGTGGGCCAGGGTGACTCTATTCTGATTCAATCCGGCAACGGCAAGAACATGCTGATTGACGGCGGCACAAAGTCTCAAGGACCGAAAGTCGTATCATTCTTGAAATCTAAAGGCGTGATCAAACTCGATGCTGTTGTCGCGACGCATCCGGATGCTGATCATATTGGCGGATTAATTTCTGTCTTGAACAGCTTCCCTGTTACCAAGTTCTACGATTCAGGCAAAGTGCATACTACCGATACGTACTATGAACTGCTTCAGTTGATTGATACAAAGAACATTGCGTTTGAAGTACCAAAAATGGGACAGAAACTGCCATTCGACAGTGTTTTGGGCGTTCAAGTGCTAAATGTGGACTCTAAAGCTAGCGACAATAACGACGCATCAATTGTCTTGAAAGCCAAATACGGAAAAGTCAGCTTCTTGTTGACGGGCGATGCGGATGTTGCCATCGAAAATACGATGCTACCTAAATATGACTTGAAGAGCACCTATTTGAAAGCTGGACACCACGGATCTAATACCAGTTCATCGTCCAATTTCATCAACGAGGTTTACCCTATGGGTACCGTTCTATCCTACGGAAAAGACAACTCCTACGGTCACCCGCATAAAGAGGTTGTTTCTCGACTGACAACTGTAAAATCGAAAATCTATTCGACAGCTGTTTCCGGGGATGTGACAGTGACAACAAACGGCCAAGCACACAGCGTAAGTGCAAAAGCATGGACACCGCCGACCACTACGCCAACGCCACCATCAGCCGGCACCACAGGCAAGCTGCAGGTCGTGAAGAAAGACTTGTCGACTGAAATCGTTTCGATTCAAAACGTCGGAACAACCGATGTGGCAATGGCTGGGTGGAAGCTCGTTTCTGTCCAAGGAAACCAGTCATTCACGTTCCCAACCTATACGCTAAAAGCAGGAGCGAATGTCCATGTCACCAGTGGACCAAATGCAAAGTCAGGCGGTAACTACTTAAAATGGACCACAGCCAACATATGGTTAAACAGTGGCGATCCAGCTAAACTCTATGATTCTAAAGGAGCGCTAATCCATGAAGTCAAATAA
- a CDS encoding recombinase family protein produces MIIGYARVSTKDQSLDVQVDAITKYALEIGEKVEIFLEKESGGKKNRPELHTALRMARKGDSFVIYKLDRLARSTRQLYEVTDELEKRGVDFVSLNDKIDTKTAAGKAMFGMLAVFAEFERSIIQERTVAGLQAARKRGRIGGRKPLDTKTKRSIKTLYEAGEGAQDIAQRFHIGRSTVYKVLKESNKEEQV; encoded by the coding sequence ATGATCATTGGATATGCTCGAGTTTCTACAAAAGACCAATCCTTAGATGTGCAAGTAGATGCTATTACTAAGTACGCCTTAGAAATCGGAGAGAAAGTAGAGATTTTCCTGGAAAAAGAAAGTGGCGGTAAGAAGAACAGACCAGAACTTCACACAGCGCTGCGCATGGCTAGAAAAGGTGACTCATTTGTTATTTATAAACTTGACCGTTTAGCGAGATCGACTCGACAATTATATGAAGTAACAGATGAGTTAGAAAAAAGGGGGGTAGATTTTGTTAGTTTAAATGACAAAATTGATACTAAAACAGCAGCTGGGAAAGCAATGTTTGGCATGCTCGCTGTCTTTGCTGAATTTGAACGTTCCATTATTCAAGAAAGAACTGTAGCAGGTCTTCAGGCAGCCCGTAAGCGAGGTAGAATAGGTGGCAGAAAGCCCCTAGATACGAAGACTAAAAGAAGTATTAAGACACTCTATGAAGCCGGAGAAGGGGCGCAGGATATTGCTCAACGCTTTCATATTGGCAGAAGTACAGTTTATAAAGTGTTAAAAGAATCAAACAAAGAGGAACAAGTTTAA
- the radC gene encoding RadC family protein, whose protein sequence is MTTFNRETFKSLLATTLREKENSYIDEIFKLYPSLQDLLLVTEEELMNIRGIGKVKSKQILAALKLARMNPCPIEKRYTIRSPQHAFEYLKEMQYLTQEHFVVLGLNIKNEVLFKETVFVGSLNASIVHPRETFKKLIRCSCASAIVAHNHPSGHPEPSPEDIQVTKRLVEAGNIVGIEILDHIIIGNERYISLNEKGHI, encoded by the coding sequence ATGACTACATTCAATAGAGAGACGTTCAAATCTTTACTGGCTACAACACTTCGTGAGAAAGAAAATAGCTATATTGATGAAATCTTTAAGCTCTACCCTTCTCTACAAGATCTGCTGTTAGTGACAGAAGAGGAACTAATGAATATTCGAGGCATAGGTAAAGTAAAGTCAAAACAGATTCTGGCAGCTCTGAAATTGGCTCGCATGAATCCGTGCCCAATTGAAAAGCGATATACTATCCGCTCACCACAGCACGCTTTTGAATACTTGAAGGAGATGCAGTATTTGACCCAGGAACACTTTGTCGTATTAGGATTAAATATAAAGAACGAGGTTTTGTTTAAAGAAACCGTCTTCGTCGGCTCCCTCAATGCATCTATTGTGCATCCCAGAGAGACTTTCAAGAAATTAATACGCTGTAGCTGTGCAAGCGCTATAGTAGCTCATAATCATCCTAGTGGACATCCAGAACCAAGTCCTGAAGACATTCAAGTCACAAAAAGGCTAGTAGAAGCCGGAAATATCGTAGGGATTGAAATACTAGATCACATTATTATCGGTAATGAGAGGTATATCTCTCTGAACGAGAAAGGACATATTTAA
- a CDS encoding type I restriction-modification system subunit M, producing MSQLTQQQLESHLWESANILRGSIDSSDYKNYIFGLLFLKRLSDVFVETAVHIEEKEGSDYGWHDRDEHQFFVPERARWKTIQTTTQDIGDAINKAFEALEEENPSLQGVLANIDFNDKEKLPDRLLLKLTQHFTALDLKNENLSEPDMLGRAYEYLIKMFADDAGKKGGEFYTPSKVVELIVRLIKPEEGMRVCDPTVGSGGMLIQSVDYIKSQGGNPKNLTLHGQERNLNTWAVAKMNLLFHGLSDHRIEKGDTIRNPKLVEDGELILYDRVIANPPFSLSNWGREEAEADSYGRFRFGIPPKDKGDLAFVQHMVATLNHEGKAGVVMPHGVLFRGSAEGKIRQGLLEEDLIEAVIGLPSNLFYGTGIPASILILNRNKEKVKKGKVFFLNGSSDYQEGKNQNTLRAQDIDKFIAAFDKWEEVEKYCRPVSLDEIKENDYNLNIARYIDIAEEEVQIEVAEAVAELRMLEKEREELETVMNGYLKELGYVE from the coding sequence ATGAGCCAATTAACACAGCAACAATTAGAATCCCATTTATGGGAATCAGCCAATATTTTACGAGGAAGTATTGATTCCTCTGACTATAAGAATTACATCTTTGGATTACTGTTTTTAAAACGGTTGAGCGATGTATTTGTGGAAACGGCAGTGCATATTGAAGAGAAGGAAGGATCGGATTACGGTTGGCACGACCGCGATGAACACCAATTCTTTGTCCCGGAGCGGGCACGCTGGAAAACCATCCAAACAACAACCCAAGATATCGGGGATGCAATCAATAAAGCATTTGAAGCATTGGAAGAAGAGAATCCCTCACTGCAAGGGGTTCTAGCGAATATCGACTTCAACGACAAGGAAAAGCTGCCTGACAGACTGCTTCTGAAGCTGACACAGCATTTTACAGCGCTGGACTTGAAGAACGAAAACCTATCCGAACCCGATATGCTGGGGCGGGCTTATGAGTATTTGATTAAAATGTTTGCGGATGATGCGGGCAAAAAAGGTGGAGAATTTTATACGCCAAGCAAAGTGGTAGAACTCATTGTACGCCTCATCAAGCCTGAAGAAGGCATGCGTGTCTGTGATCCAACTGTCGGCTCTGGCGGTATGCTGATCCAATCGGTGGATTACATCAAGTCCCAGGGAGGCAACCCGAAGAACCTAACTCTGCATGGTCAGGAGCGGAATTTGAATACTTGGGCAGTAGCCAAGATGAATTTATTGTTCCACGGCTTAAGTGATCATCGTATTGAAAAAGGTGACACCATCCGAAACCCGAAACTTGTGGAAGACGGAGAATTGATTTTATATGATCGTGTAATCGCCAATCCGCCGTTCAGCCTGAGCAACTGGGGACGGGAAGAAGCTGAAGCCGATTCCTATGGCCGTTTCCGATTTGGCATTCCGCCAAAAGACAAAGGGGATTTGGCATTCGTCCAGCATATGGTCGCAACTCTAAATCACGAAGGAAAAGCGGGCGTTGTAATGCCGCATGGTGTTTTGTTCCGTGGGAGTGCAGAAGGGAAAATTCGACAAGGGTTGCTTGAAGAAGATCTGATTGAAGCAGTGATCGGCCTACCATCTAATCTCTTCTATGGCACAGGAATTCCCGCCTCTATTCTAATTTTAAACCGTAATAAAGAAAAAGTGAAAAAAGGTAAGGTCTTCTTCCTGAACGGCTCGTCCGACTATCAGGAAGGCAAAAACCAGAACACTTTACGGGCACAAGACATAGATAAATTTATTGCAGCCTTCGACAAGTGGGAAGAAGTAGAGAAATACTGTCGTCCAGTCTCACTAGATGAAATCAAGGAAAATGACTACAACCTGAACATCGCTCGTTATATTGATATTGCAGAAGAGGAAGTGCAGATTGAAGTAGCAGAAGCTGTTGCTGAACTCCGCATGTTAGAAAAAGAACGAGAAGAGCTAGAGACAGTTATGAATGGCTATTTGAAGGAGTTGGGGTATGTTGAATAA
- a CDS encoding restriction endonuclease subunit S — translation MLNKFNRKEFETTYSTETPEGWKIISMGDLFDFYGGMSFSRAALSDEGLLYLHYGDIHKKNQSEFSAEKDTDWLPRVNINPTKVKSGAFLETGDIVFADASEDYEGIGKSVVIINTQNKPFVSGLHTIVAKQRKKLLDNGFKKYFLKPNSVKRQFIKIATGSTVFGISKSNIKTIKALIPPIQEQQKIAEILTSVDEAIEKTEAIIEQTEKVKKGLMQQLLTKGIGHTEFKTTALGEVPEEWEVLKLVDIVGNQKNAIKPGPFGSSLKKEFYVERGYKVYGQEQVIPNDFSIGNYYIDEKKFEELKGFEIKPGDLLISLVGTFGKIAIVPEDYEPGIINPRLLKISFDETKAAVNFYKYYMSSSPFYNQLRGLSQGGQWG, via the coding sequence ATGTTGAATAAGTTTAATCGAAAAGAGTTTGAAACTACCTACAGTACAGAAACTCCTGAAGGCTGGAAGATAATATCGATGGGAGACTTATTTGATTTCTATGGTGGCATGTCCTTTTCTCGTGCGGCTTTGAGTGACGAAGGGTTACTATATTTGCATTACGGTGATATTCACAAAAAGAACCAAAGTGAATTTAGTGCGGAGAAGGATACTGACTGGTTGCCTAGAGTTAATATTAATCCTACTAAAGTTAAGAGCGGAGCTTTCCTTGAGACAGGAGATATTGTTTTTGCAGACGCTTCTGAAGATTATGAAGGGATAGGGAAAAGTGTAGTAATTATAAATACCCAAAACAAGCCTTTTGTGTCTGGACTTCACACTATTGTTGCGAAACAACGTAAAAAGTTACTCGATAATGGTTTTAAAAAGTATTTTTTGAAACCTAATTCTGTTAAGCGACAATTTATAAAAATTGCTACTGGTTCAACTGTGTTTGGGATATCCAAATCTAATATAAAAACAATAAAAGCTTTAATCCCACCAATTCAGGAACAACAAAAAATAGCAGAAATCCTCACTTCGGTCGATGAAGCAATTGAGAAAACCGAAGCAATTATCGAACAAACAGAAAAAGTGAAAAAAGGATTAATGCAACAGCTTTTAACAAAAGGTATTGGCCATACGGAATTTAAAACTACTGCTCTAGGAGAAGTTCCAGAAGAGTGGGAAGTTTTAAAGCTAGTTGATATTGTTGGAAACCAAAAAAATGCAATTAAACCTGGTCCTTTTGGTTCGTCTTTAAAAAAGGAATTTTACGTCGAAAGAGGATATAAAGTCTATGGCCAGGAACAAGTTATTCCTAATGATTTTTCTATTGGAAATTATTATATTGATGAAAAAAAATTCGAGGAATTGAAAGGTTTTGAAATAAAACCAGGAGATTTGTTAATTAGTCTTGTTGGTACTTTTGGGAAGATTGCTATTGTTCCAGAGGATTATGAACCTGGAATAATAAACCCTCGTTTATTAAAAATTTCTTTCGATGAAACTAAGGCAGCAGTAAATTTTTATAAATACTATATGTCTTCCTCCCCTTTTTACAATCAATTAAGAGGTTTGAGCCAGGGGGGACAATGGGGGTAA
- a CDS encoding restriction endonuclease subunit S translates to MGVINSKTLKSLFFPCPPIEEQYKIIEILHSFDVRLQNEKQYVVCLHLLKRGLMQELLTGKTRVQTNNPEVILS, encoded by the coding sequence ATGGGGGTAATTAACAGTAAAACATTGAAGAGCCTCTTTTTCCCATGTCCCCCCATAGAAGAGCAATATAAGATAATTGAAATTCTTCATTCATTCGACGTTAGGCTTCAAAATGAAAAGCAATATGTAGTATGCCTTCATCTGCTAAAAAGAGGTTTGATGCAGGAACTTTTAACAGGTAAAACTCGTGTTCAAACCAACAACCCTGAGGTGATTCTTTCATGA
- a CDS encoding type I restriction endonuclease subunit R, producing MTVIKDWNEKQLVENRLIDQLKDMDYDYLPGQALDAERETISDVILRGRLTAAIQKLNPWIDENNLKRVVRSVLHIEATSLIEANEKFHYELVNYISIQQDLGKGKKNQTVRLIDFARPKNNEFLVVDQFSITDARGTVRPDLLIFVNGLPLVVIECKSPLLHVDEQIGQAVKQLRRYQEEKERLFHYNQLMIATSNDRAKAGTIGAQAQHFGEWKDPYPLKAAEISDTPTPQDILAAGMLEKKNLLDLIQNFIVYEPENGKVIKKLARYQQFRAVNKAIDRILHAKSPVDRGGVVWHTQGSGKSLTMLYLAVKLRRIEALENPTVVIVTDRKDLDEQISNTFRRCGFPNPRQAAGVSQLKTLLQQGPGSTVMTLVQKFQEDRQEGGYPLLSESKNIFVMVDESHRSQYKGLATNMRTALPNACYLGFTGTPIDKEDKSTTKTFGPYIDKYTIEQAVEDGATVSIFYESRMTDLHVQGETLDELFDRNFRSYSDEDRERIKQKYAKEEAIIASPQRIEQIVLDLIKHYETHIQPNGFKAQIVAVTREAAVLYKQKLDDLSDIESAVIFSAAHNDQEPLKSHHITKEQEKQLIERFKKPMEEDKLSVLIVCDKLLTGFDAPIEQVMYLDKPVKEHNLLQAIARTNRTYKNKTYGLIVDYFGVSKFLEQALGIFTKQDIRGALLPIDSEIPRLQSRHRTAMHYFDYINKGNVEACIQVLEPEDVRHEFDTAFKRFAQSMDMIMPNPKAQPYIADLKFLGKVQQLTKSRYREELTDISDCGEKVKRLIAEHLRASSIQMVHDPINILSNGFDEELKKTQSEEAKASEMEHAIKHEIKIKIDENPVFYTSLRERLEQLIQARKDKQMEIQDLIEGFNAMIGELRNVAEISEAHGLEKEQFPFYQLLETELPGEEQAAKDLTEIITAVIQQQAVVEWKEKEEVQRQMRREIKKHLRASRFPMDKLEGITQQMMDLARIHYG from the coding sequence ATGACAGTCATAAAGGACTGGAACGAAAAACAGTTGGTGGAAAATCGACTGATTGACCAGCTAAAGGACATGGATTACGATTACCTTCCTGGCCAAGCGCTGGATGCAGAGAGGGAAACCATAAGTGATGTAATTCTTCGTGGGCGGTTAACTGCTGCCATCCAAAAGCTGAATCCTTGGATTGATGAAAACAACCTGAAAAGAGTAGTCCGTTCCGTTCTGCACATTGAAGCGACGAGTCTGATAGAAGCAAATGAGAAGTTCCATTATGAATTGGTCAACTACATCTCAATCCAACAAGATCTAGGTAAAGGGAAGAAGAATCAGACGGTGCGCCTCATAGATTTCGCCCGTCCTAAAAATAACGAATTCCTTGTGGTGGACCAGTTTTCGATTACCGATGCCAGAGGAACCGTCCGTCCCGATCTCCTGATATTCGTTAACGGATTACCGTTAGTAGTGATTGAATGCAAGAGCCCACTCCTGCATGTTGATGAACAGATCGGTCAGGCGGTGAAGCAGCTCAGGCGCTATCAAGAAGAGAAAGAACGGCTATTCCATTACAACCAGTTGATGATTGCCACAAGCAATGACCGTGCGAAGGCAGGAACGATTGGTGCGCAGGCACAGCACTTCGGCGAATGGAAAGATCCGTATCCATTGAAAGCTGCCGAAATCAGCGACACCCCAACACCACAGGATATCTTGGCGGCAGGAATGCTGGAAAAGAAGAACCTGCTCGATCTGATTCAGAACTTTATTGTCTATGAGCCAGAAAACGGAAAAGTGATCAAGAAGCTGGCTCGCTACCAGCAGTTTCGTGCCGTCAATAAAGCAATCGACCGCATTCTTCATGCGAAGTCGCCTGTAGACCGAGGCGGTGTGGTCTGGCATACACAAGGGAGTGGCAAGTCACTGACCATGCTATATCTTGCTGTAAAACTGCGCCGCATCGAAGCGTTGGAAAACCCGACTGTGGTAATTGTCACCGACCGTAAAGATCTGGATGAACAGATTTCGAATACGTTTAGGCGCTGCGGCTTCCCGAATCCCAGACAAGCTGCAGGCGTATCTCAGTTAAAAACCTTGTTGCAGCAGGGTCCGGGTTCCACAGTGATGACGCTTGTCCAAAAGTTTCAGGAAGACCGGCAGGAAGGGGGTTATCCACTCCTATCAGAATCGAAAAACATCTTTGTGATGGTGGATGAGAGCCACAGAAGCCAGTATAAAGGTCTGGCTACCAATATGCGCACAGCTTTGCCGAATGCCTGTTACTTAGGTTTTACAGGGACGCCCATTGATAAAGAAGACAAAAGCACGACCAAGACATTCGGACCTTATATCGATAAGTATACGATTGAACAGGCAGTGGAGGATGGGGCGACCGTTTCAATTTTTTATGAGTCACGGATGACGGACCTTCATGTACAAGGCGAGACGTTGGATGAGTTGTTTGACCGTAACTTCAGAAGCTACAGTGATGAGGACCGTGAACGAATCAAGCAGAAATATGCCAAAGAAGAAGCGATCATTGCTTCCCCGCAGCGCATCGAACAGATTGTCCTGGATTTGATCAAACATTACGAAACGCACATCCAGCCCAACGGTTTTAAAGCACAGATCGTTGCGGTCACGAGGGAAGCAGCTGTTCTATACAAGCAGAAGCTGGACGACTTGAGTGACATCGAATCTGCCGTGATCTTTTCGGCTGCGCATAACGACCAAGAGCCACTCAAAAGTCACCATATAACAAAAGAACAAGAGAAACAGCTGATTGAACGGTTCAAGAAACCGATGGAGGAAGATAAATTGTCGGTGTTGATTGTTTGTGATAAGTTGCTGACGGGGTTCGATGCGCCGATTGAACAGGTGATGTATCTGGATAAGCCAGTGAAAGAGCATAACCTTCTTCAAGCGATTGCGCGGACCAATAGAACTTACAAAAACAAGACATATGGACTGATTGTCGATTATTTCGGTGTGTCGAAGTTTTTGGAACAGGCGCTTGGCATCTTTACCAAGCAAGACATTAGGGGAGCGCTTTTGCCGATCGACAGTGAAATCCCCAGGCTCCAGTCCCGTCACCGTACCGCCATGCATTACTTTGATTACATCAATAAAGGGAATGTGGAAGCGTGCATTCAGGTGCTGGAGCCAGAAGACGTCCGACATGAGTTTGATACTGCGTTCAAGCGATTTGCCCAAAGCATGGACATGATTATGCCGAATCCGAAAGCACAGCCGTATATTGCAGATTTGAAGTTTTTAGGAAAAGTCCAGCAGTTGACAAAGTCCCGCTACCGTGAGGAATTGACGGACATATCGGATTGCGGCGAAAAGGTGAAGCGGCTGATTGCCGAACATTTGCGGGCTTCCTCGATACAAATGGTACACGACCCGATCAATATCTTATCCAATGGGTTTGACGAAGAATTGAAGAAGACGCAGTCCGAGGAAGCCAAAGCCTCTGAGATGGAACATGCGATCAAGCATGAAATCAAAATCAAGATTGATGAGAATCCTGTGTTCTATACTTCGTTAAGGGAGAGACTCGAACAGCTGATTCAGGCAAGAAAAGACAAACAGATGGAAATTCAAGATTTGATCGAAGGGTTTAATGCAATGATTGGGGAGCTTCGGAATGTCGCAGAGATAAGTGAAGCACATGGTCTTGAAAAAGAACAATTTCCGTTTTATCAACTGCTGGAAACAGAGTTGCCTGGAGAAGAACAGGCGGCGAAGGACTTGACCGAAATCATCACAGCCGTCATTCAACAGCAGGCGGTGGTGGAATGGAAGGAAAAAGAGGAAGTTCAGCGGCAGATGCGAAGAGAAATCAAGAAGCACCTGCGGGCCAGCCGTTTTCCGATGGATAAGTTAGAAGGGATTACCCAGCAAATGATGGATTTGGCAAGAATTCATTACGGGTAA